A single window of Bombus pascuorum chromosome 1, iyBomPasc1.1, whole genome shotgun sequence DNA harbors:
- the LOC132905162 gene encoding uncharacterized protein LOC132905162 isoform X1: MRFSSGYAIFVLVTIFAYTRISFAIRVTQTSGRKNDVIADQTPASSFWTPTIKTGNIFTDDSTDFFPSSHGLVQTHPTGNVFRSGFGGIDNLGSRGVTVRPPRTRPLDYSERATAELRRNPALSSPDECARACRENEPPRICYYHFTLEYYTVLGAACQICTPNATNVVWSDCQCVLADGVERGILTANRMVPGPSIQVCQGDKVVIDVENHIEGMEVTIHWHGVWQRGSQYYDGVPFVTQCPIQEGSTFRYQWLAGNEGTHFWHAHTGLQKIDGLYGSIVIRQPPSKDPNSNLYDYDLTTHVVLLSDWFHENAAERFPGRLAVNTGQAPESVLINGKGQFRDPNTGFMTNTPLEVFTITPGRRYRFRLINSFGSVCPSQITFEGHSLTVIATDGEAVQPATVDTIISFSGERYDFVINADQPVGAYWIQVRSLGECGIPRAQQLAILRYARGPYQPTTTAPTYDFGLPQGVVLNPLDAICNRQRDDAICVSQLKNARQIDQGILQQRPDVKIFLPFRFLFYRPEEVFQPQTYNRFLVAPTGDHVISLVDEISFTFPPAPPLSQIDDIPPEQFCNGDNRPADCGANCMCTHQVDIPHNAVVEVVLVDEVQQPNLSHPFHLHGYAFNVIGIGRSPDKNVKKINLKHALDLDKRGLLNRQFNLPPAKDTIAVPNNGYVIFRFRADNPGYWLFHCHFLFHILIGMNLILHVGTHADLPPVPPNFPRCGDHLPPITPPSLLDSFH; the protein is encoded by the exons ATGTGATCGCTGATCAGACGCCAGCATCCTCTTTCTGGACTCCAACTATTAAGACAGGCAATATCTTTACCGATGATAGCACCGACTTTTTCCCCTCGAGTCATGGCTTGGTACAGACCCATCCGACCGGTAACGTATTTAGAAGTGGTTTCGGCGGAATCGACAATCTTGGTAGTCGGGGGGTGACTGTCAGACCACCAAGGACAAGACCCCTTGACTATAGCGAACGCGCCACAGCTGAATTACGACGAAATCCGGCGCTTTCCTCGCCCGACGAGTGTGCCAGAGCTTGTCGCGAAAATGAACCTCCGAGGATATGCTACTATCATTTCACCCTTGAATACTACACTGTACTTGGAGC gGCATGCCAAATTTGCACCCCCAACGCAACTAACGTCGTTTGGAGCGACTGTCAGTGCGTTTTAGCAGATGGCGTGGAACGAGGTATTTTAACAGCGAATAGAATGGTTCCGGGACCAAGCATTCAAGTCTGTCAGGGTGACAAAGTCGTGATTGACGTGGAAAATCACATCGAAGGTATGGAAGTTACCATTCACTGGCACGGTGTATGGCAAAGAGGAAGCCAATATTACGATGGTGTACCGTTTGTAACGCAATGTCCTATTCAGGAGGGTAGCACATTCAG GTACCAATGGTTAGCTGGAAACGAAGGTACGCATTTCTGGCATGCTCACACAGGATTACAGAAAATAGACGGTCTCTACGGAAGTATCGTAATACGTCAACCACCGAGCAAAGACCCTAACAGCAACCTTTACGACTACGATCTCACTACCCACGTCGTCCTCCTTAGCGACTGGTTCCACGAGAACGCGGCCGAGCGTTTCCCTGGTCGTCTTGCAGTTAACACCGGTCAAGCGCCTGAAAGCGTATTGATCAACGGGAAAGGGCAATTCAGG GATCCCAACACCGGTTTCATGACGAATACACCCCTGGAGGTGTTCACTATAACTCCCGGCCGTCGTTATCGTTTCCGACTGATCAATTCCTTTGGATCGGTCTGTCCATCTCAGATCACGTTCGAAGGTCACTCCCTTACCGTGATCGCGACCGACGGAGAAGCAGTCCAGCCAGCCACCGTGGACACGATCATCTCATTCTCTG GCGAACGATACGACTTCGTAATAAATGCGGATCAACCGGTTGGCGCGTATTGGATTCAAGTTCGTTCGCTTGGCGAATGCGGTATTCCGCGTGCTCAACAGCTAGCCATACTACGATACGCTCGTGGTCCTTACCAACCGACTACTACAGCACCAACTTACGATTTTGGTCTCCCGCAAGGTGTT GTACTGAATCCTCTGGACGCGATTTGCAATCGTCAACGAGATGACGCGATTTGCGTGAGCCAGCTGAAGAATGCTCGTCAAATAGATCAAGGAATTCTTCAACAACGTCCAGATGTGAAAATATTCTTGCCATTCCGCTTCCTCTTCTACAGGCCAGAAGAAGTCTTCCAGCCTCAAACGTATAATCGATTCTTGG TCGCCCCGACCGGAGATCATGTAATCTCTCTCGTCGATGAAATCTCGTTCACATTTCCGCCGGCGCCTCCGCTTTCGCAAATCGACGATATCCCGCCCGAACAGTTTTGCAACGGTGACAACAGGCCTGCTGACTGCGGCGCTAACTGCATGTGCACCCATCAGGTTGATATCCCGCACAACGCAGTCGTCGAAGTGGTTCTCGTAGATGAAG tTCAGCAACCCAATCTGTCGCATCCTTTCCATCTACACGGTTACGCTTTCAATGTAATCGGTATCGGTCGCTCCCCGGACAAGAACGTGAAGAAGATCAATCTGAAACACGCGTTGGATCTCGATAAAAGGGGTCTTCTCAATCGACAGTTCAATTTGCCACCTGCTAAGGACACTATAGCTGTTCCAAACAACGGCTACGTCATTTTCCGCTTCCGCGCAGACAATCCTG GATACTGGTTGTTCCATTGTCACTTCTTATTCCACATCCTTATTGGAATGAATTTAATTCTACACGTTGGAACACATGCCGATCTTCCACCAGTGCCGCCGAATTTCCCAAGATGCGGAGATCACCTACCGCCCATAACACCGCCATCGTTATTAGACTCATTTCACTGA
- the LOC132905162 gene encoding uncharacterized protein LOC132905162 isoform X2, translating into MRFSSGYAIFVLVTIFAYTRISFAIRVTQTSGRKNDVIADQTPASSFWTPTIKTGNIFTDDSTDFFPSSHGLVQTHPTGNVFRSGFGGIDNLGSRGVTVRPPRTRPLDYSERATAELRRNPALSSPDECARACRENEPPRICYYHFTLEYYTVLGAACQICTPNATNVVWSDCQCVLADGVERGILTANRMVPGPSIQVCQGDKVVIDVENHIEGMEVTIHWHGVWQRGSQYYDGVPFVTQCPIQEGSTFRYQWLAGNEGTHFWHAHTGLQKIDGLYGSIVIRQPPSKDPNSNLYDYDLTTHVVLLSDWFHENAAERFPGRLAVNTGQAPESVLINGKGQFRDPNTGFMTNTPLEVFTITPGRRYRFRLINSFGSVCPSQITFEGHSLTVIATDGEAVQPATVDTIISFSGERYDFVINADQPVGAYWIQVRSLGECGIPRAQQLAILRYARGPYQPTTTAPTYDFGLPQGVVLNPLDAICNRQRDDAICVSQLKNARQIDQGILQQRPDVKIFLPFRFLFYRPEEVFQPQTYNRFLVQQPNLSHPFHLHGYAFNVIGIGRSPDKNVKKINLKHALDLDKRGLLNRQFNLPPAKDTIAVPNNGYVIFRFRADNPGYWLFHCHFLFHILIGMNLILHVGTHADLPPVPPNFPRCGDHLPPITPPSLLDSFH; encoded by the exons ATGTGATCGCTGATCAGACGCCAGCATCCTCTTTCTGGACTCCAACTATTAAGACAGGCAATATCTTTACCGATGATAGCACCGACTTTTTCCCCTCGAGTCATGGCTTGGTACAGACCCATCCGACCGGTAACGTATTTAGAAGTGGTTTCGGCGGAATCGACAATCTTGGTAGTCGGGGGGTGACTGTCAGACCACCAAGGACAAGACCCCTTGACTATAGCGAACGCGCCACAGCTGAATTACGACGAAATCCGGCGCTTTCCTCGCCCGACGAGTGTGCCAGAGCTTGTCGCGAAAATGAACCTCCGAGGATATGCTACTATCATTTCACCCTTGAATACTACACTGTACTTGGAGC gGCATGCCAAATTTGCACCCCCAACGCAACTAACGTCGTTTGGAGCGACTGTCAGTGCGTTTTAGCAGATGGCGTGGAACGAGGTATTTTAACAGCGAATAGAATGGTTCCGGGACCAAGCATTCAAGTCTGTCAGGGTGACAAAGTCGTGATTGACGTGGAAAATCACATCGAAGGTATGGAAGTTACCATTCACTGGCACGGTGTATGGCAAAGAGGAAGCCAATATTACGATGGTGTACCGTTTGTAACGCAATGTCCTATTCAGGAGGGTAGCACATTCAG GTACCAATGGTTAGCTGGAAACGAAGGTACGCATTTCTGGCATGCTCACACAGGATTACAGAAAATAGACGGTCTCTACGGAAGTATCGTAATACGTCAACCACCGAGCAAAGACCCTAACAGCAACCTTTACGACTACGATCTCACTACCCACGTCGTCCTCCTTAGCGACTGGTTCCACGAGAACGCGGCCGAGCGTTTCCCTGGTCGTCTTGCAGTTAACACCGGTCAAGCGCCTGAAAGCGTATTGATCAACGGGAAAGGGCAATTCAGG GATCCCAACACCGGTTTCATGACGAATACACCCCTGGAGGTGTTCACTATAACTCCCGGCCGTCGTTATCGTTTCCGACTGATCAATTCCTTTGGATCGGTCTGTCCATCTCAGATCACGTTCGAAGGTCACTCCCTTACCGTGATCGCGACCGACGGAGAAGCAGTCCAGCCAGCCACCGTGGACACGATCATCTCATTCTCTG GCGAACGATACGACTTCGTAATAAATGCGGATCAACCGGTTGGCGCGTATTGGATTCAAGTTCGTTCGCTTGGCGAATGCGGTATTCCGCGTGCTCAACAGCTAGCCATACTACGATACGCTCGTGGTCCTTACCAACCGACTACTACAGCACCAACTTACGATTTTGGTCTCCCGCAAGGTGTT GTACTGAATCCTCTGGACGCGATTTGCAATCGTCAACGAGATGACGCGATTTGCGTGAGCCAGCTGAAGAATGCTCGTCAAATAGATCAAGGAATTCTTCAACAACGTCCAGATGTGAAAATATTCTTGCCATTCCGCTTCCTCTTCTACAGGCCAGAAGAAGTCTTCCAGCCTCAAACGTATAATCGATTCTTGG tTCAGCAACCCAATCTGTCGCATCCTTTCCATCTACACGGTTACGCTTTCAATGTAATCGGTATCGGTCGCTCCCCGGACAAGAACGTGAAGAAGATCAATCTGAAACACGCGTTGGATCTCGATAAAAGGGGTCTTCTCAATCGACAGTTCAATTTGCCACCTGCTAAGGACACTATAGCTGTTCCAAACAACGGCTACGTCATTTTCCGCTTCCGCGCAGACAATCCTG GATACTGGTTGTTCCATTGTCACTTCTTATTCCACATCCTTATTGGAATGAATTTAATTCTACACGTTGGAACACATGCCGATCTTCCACCAGTGCCGCCGAATTTCCCAAGATGCGGAGATCACCTACCGCCCATAACACCGCCATCGTTATTAGACTCATTTCACTGA
- the LOC132905222 gene encoding uncharacterized protein LOC132905222 produces the protein MPVRRTNFHAFTSALVSVLFLVLVALRVGQVTGQLLDTEFQPTVTATCKAGHMTIRVNLNQSFVGAIHARDFRTPQCMAPGNGSTHATLAINLLAPKGSPDYCGVLVNNDTEERSIPIAVRIHKTLELADDKFYVITCGKAGFKNAKNETSLVSLRLLDGGHKVQEAIYGHNYTLRAEISRPDGMYGIKVKSCFAFNKRNSSVQLIDDKGCPVKARVMTKFIYDRNTGLADATLFSMFRFPDSPQVHFQCDIAVCRGSCGTPVCEGDNEEDIKGASLINGQSVSGEEGVLLAGTSVFVLDPGQTPSVQTLYEDGSVHPLWLLWLAVALGILFLIMLIINIFLCSAMTCSCTRTDIIEKEPSIIEDYDPYRSWHGSQYGSRYSLNGKQGYASGGSTMNSTRSISTNSDHYAIVHSRPGSRYSGPGQKHHHHHRGPPSNIGSHYSGK, from the exons GTCACCGGACAATTATTGGACACGGAGTTTCAACCGACGGTTACAGCAACATGTAAGGCCGGCCACATGACGATACGAGTGAACCTGAATCAAAGTTTCGTGGGAGCTATTCATGCCAGAGATTTTCGGACGCCGCAATGTATGGCGCCCGGAAACGGCTCTACACACGCCACGCTCGCCATTAATCTTCTCGCGCCCAAAGGCTCCCCGGATTATTGTGGCGTTTTGGTAAACAAC GACACCGAGGAGCGGTCCATTCCTATCGCGGTAAGGATACACAAGACGTTAGAGCTAGCGGATGATAAATTTTACGTGATCACGTGCGGAAAAGCTGGATTCAAAAACGCCAA GAACGAGACCTCGCTAGTATCTTTGCGCCTTTTGGACGGAGGCCACAAAGTGCAAGAGGCTATTTATGGTCACAACTACACTTTGCGTGCGGAGATCTCGCGACCAGATG GAATGTATGGAATCAAAGTAAAATCGTGTTTTGCGTTCAACAAACGAAACAGCAGCGTACAACTGATCGACGATAAAGG GTGTCCCGTAAAGGCTCGGGTCATGACGAAATTCATCTACGATCGAAACACTGGCCTGGCGGATGCGACATTGTTCTCGATGTTCCGGTTCCCTGACAGTCCGCAGGTGCATTTTCAATGTGACATCGCCGTGTGCAGAG GAAGCTGCGGAACCCCCGTTTGCGAAGGCGATAACGAGGAAGATATAAAGGGAGCGTCCTTAATTAATGGGCAAAGCGTGAGCGGCGAGGAAGGAGTGCTCCTAGCCGGCACGAGCGTGTTCGTTCTTGACCCTGGTCAAACGCCAT CCGTTCAGACATTGTACGAGGATGGCAGCGTTCACCCGTTATGGTTGCTGTGGCTGGCAGTAGCTCTTGGCATTCTGTTCCTCATCATGCTGATAATCAATATATTCCTCTGCTCCGCGATGACCTGCAGCTGCACCAGGACGGACATTATCGAGAAAGAGCCATCGATTATCGAGGACTACGATCCGTATCGTAGCTGGCATGGCTCCCAATACGGCTCGAG GTACTCCTTAAACGGGAAGCAAGGATATGCTTCCGGAGGATCGACGATGAATTCAACCAGGTCGATATCGACGAACAGCGATCACTACGCCATAGTCCATTCAAGGCCAGGGAGCAGATATTCCGGACCAGGTCAGAAGCACCATCACCATCATAGAGGGCCGCCGTCGAACATCGGCTCGCACTATTctggaaaataa